A genomic region of Aspergillus oryzae RIB40 DNA, chromosome 1 contains the following coding sequences:
- a CDS encoding ADP-ribosylation factor-like protein 2 (GTP-binding ADP-ribosylation factor-like protein ARL2), with protein MLSILRKARLKDKEMRILMLGLDNAGKTTIVKRIMKEDVTTVSPTLGFIIKTIDFQGYKLNIWDVGGQKTLRSYWKNYFEKTDTLVWVVDATDRLRIDDCRDELAGLLLEERLTGASLLIFLNKTDVEGCMTEDEVHKRLELDSIKTHKWTILPCSAMTGKNLQNGLEWVVQDAKDRLFLY; from the exons ATGTTGTCTATCCTGAGAAAAGCCCGActaaaagataaagagatgAGAATATTGATGCT CGGTCTTGACAATGCCGGAAAGACCACGATTGTCAAGCGGATCATGAAGGAGGATGTCACTACTGTCAGCCCAACGCTGgggttcatcatcaagactATTGATTTTCAGGG ATACAAACTCAACATTT GGGATGTAGGAGGGCAGAAGACATTACGCTCATACTGGAAAAATTATTTTGAGAAGACCGATACTTTAGTCTGGGTTGTCGATGCGACAGACCGTCTGAGAATCGATGATTGCCGTGATGAACTTGCAggtcttcttctcgaggaG CGGCTGACGGGGGCAAGTCTTTTGATATTTCTAAATAAGACTGACGTTGAAGGCTGCATGACGGAGGATGAAGTCCACAAG CGGCTTGAACTTGATTCGATCAAGACCCACAAATGGACGATATTGCCCTGCAGTGCTATGACGGGGAAAAATCTCCAAAATGGTCTAGAATGGGTCGTACAGGATGCAAAGGACAGACTGTTTCTTTATTGA
- the drs1 gene encoding putative ATP-dependent RNA helicase DRS1 (ATP-dependent RNA helicase): MPAPPATRLFAIGFVVGWMAPFKFAAMLISTITLSLMGRRIQMAYAPYDDFVLTLSDDENDVFSGINEDGDDHLDEETAKSTTKKRKRDTAETTQSKNKKQKQQKQSKNGKQQKKVEEAASEPEEGSEEEEDAGEDDGALNSDFEFDVGAAAQKDVVEGFDGWGLDETKDGAKKNGDKQGVDIDEIISRRQAKKEAQLKKKPKKQEVESEDEGSGNEDDASDGGMSVDFQDDELMAEDGFGMGADGEDESGQSDAQESGSEDEHAGSDSEDSDDDDDDAASDNDSVATPVQHPDDVASDNDGSDIESEVDAEEEAKRKAFFAPEEQTSEQSAAELSKKSFQEFNLSRPILRGLAAVNFTNPTPIQRKTIPVALLGKDIVGSAVTGSGKTAAFVVPILERLLFRPRKVPTSRVAILMPTRELAVQCYNVATKLATYTDITFCQLVGGFSLREQENILKKRPDVIIATPGRFIDHMRNSASFTVDTLEILVLDEADRMLEDGFADELNEILTTIPKSRQTMLFSATMTDSVDKLIRVGLNRPVRLMVDSKKNTSMNLIQEFVRLRPGREDKRLGYLLHLCKEVYTGRVIVFFRQKKEAHRVRIAFGLLGLKAAELHGSMSQEQRIRSVENFREGKVSFLLATDLAARGLDIKGVETVINYEAPQSHEIYLHRVGRTARAGRSGRACTIAAEPDRKVVKAAVKASKAQGAKVASRVVDPAVADRWAQKAKDLEEEINAVLEEEKIEKQLAQAEMQVTRSENMIKHEAEIMSRPKRTWFASEREKILSKKAGAAELNGLDSVKSKKEKVRLSNKDKKRLDDSRQRNEGNIGWKKGKVDRESQKQGKIQKGKKENKKKGKK; this comes from the exons ATGCCTGCTCCTCCAGCTACGAGGCTTTTCGCGATTGGTTTCGTCGTTGGCTGGATGGCACCATTCAAATTTGCTGCTATGCTGATATCTACCATCACGCTTTCTTTGATGGGACGGCGCATCCAGATGGCATACGCACCAT ACGACGATTTCGTGCTTACACTCTCCGATGACGAAAACGATGTATTCAGCGGCATCAACGAGGATGGGGACGACCATTTAGACGAAGAAACGGCGAAGTCAACCACcaagaagcgcaagaggGACACGGCGGAGACAACACAaagcaagaacaagaaacagaagcaaCAGAAGCAATCTAAAAACGGAAAACAACAGAagaaagttgaagaagctgcatctGAACCGGAGGAAGGCtcagaggaggaggaggatgctgGGGAGGATGACGGGGCGCTGAATTCGGATTTCGAGTTTGATGTCGGCGCTGCGGCTCAGaaggatgtggtggaagggTTCGATGGATGGGGATTAGATGAGACGAAGGATGGcgcaaagaagaatggcGATAAACAGGGAGTGGATATTGACGAGATCATATCGAGAAGgcaagcgaagaaagaggctcagttgaaaaagaagccgaagaaacagGAGGTTGAGAGCGAAGACGAGGGCAGTGGaaacgaggatgatgccTCGGATGGAGGCATGTCTGTGGATTTCCAGGACGATGAATTGATGGCTGAAGATGGTTTCGGCATGGGTGCTGACGGCGAGGATGAGAGCGGGCAGTCTGATGCTCAAGAGTCGGGCAGCGAAGACGAGCATGCAGGCAGCGATTCTGAGGAtagcgatgatgacgacgatgatgctGCCTCTGACAACGACTCTGTCGCAACTCCCGTCCAGCATCCCGATGATGTTGCTTCAGACAATGATGGCTCAGATATCGAGAGTGAGGTCgatgcggaagaagaagcaaaacgCAAGGCCTTTTTCGCACCTGAGGAGCAGACCAGTGAACAATCTGCAGCTGAGCTGTCTAAGAAGTCATTCCAGGAATTCAACCTATCCCGACCCATTCTGCGTGGATTGGCAGCGGTCAACTTCACAAACCCGACTCCTATCCAGCGCAAGACTATCCCCGTGGCGCTTCTCGGCAAGGATATCGTTGGTAGTGCAGTGACTGGTTCAGGAAAGACGGCTGCCTTCGTTGTTCCCATCCTCGAGCGCCTTCTGTTCCGCCCCCGAAAGGTCCCTACTAGCCGTGTTGCGATCCTGATGCCCACTCGTGAATTGGCTGTCCAGTGCTACAATGTGGCTACTAAACTTGCTACATATACTGATATCACGTTCTGTCAGCTTGTTGGTGGTTTCAGTCTCCGTGAACAAGAGAATATCCTGAAGAAGCGCCCTGATGTGATCATTGCCACGCCTGGTCGTTTCATTGACCACATGCGTAACTCGGCGAGCTTCACCGTTGATACCCTCGAGattttggtcttggatgaagCCGATCggatgctggaggatggtTTCGCAGATGAGCTGAACGAAATTCTGACTACCATTCCGAAGTCACGGCAGACGATGCTCTTTTCGGCAACCATGACCGACTCAGTCGACAAGCTTATTCGAGTGGGACTTAACCGGCCTGTACGACTGATGGTTGACTCTAAGAAGAACACCTCCATGAACCTGATTCAGGAATTTGTGCGTTTACGACCTGGAAGGGAGGATAAGCGATTGGGATACCTTCTTCACCTATGCAAGGAAGTCTACACGGGACGAGTCATAGTGTTCTTCcggcaaaagaaagaagcacATCGTGTACGGATTGCCTTTGGGCTCCTTGGATTGAAAGCTGCTGAGCTTCATGGTAGCATGAGTCAAGAACAG CGTATAAGAAGCGTTGAAAATTTCCGTGAGGGCAAGGTCTCTTTCCTGCTGGCTACCGATCTGGCGGCCCGTGGTTTGGATATTAAAGGGGTGGAAACGGTCATTAACTACGAAGCTCCTCAAAGCCATGAGATCTACCTGCATCGAGTCGGTCGTACTGCTCGTGCCGGTCGCTCTGGTCGAGCCTGCACGATCGCTGCCGAGCCAGATCGCAAGGTGGTTAAGGCAGCTGTCAAGGCTAGCAAGGCGCAGGGCGCCAAGGTCGCGAGCCGAGTTGTCGACCCAGCCGTCGCCGACAGATGGGctcagaaggccaaggatcttgaggaagaAATTAACGCAGTGCtcgaagaggagaagatagaaaagCAGCTGGCGCAAGCGGAGATGCAGGTGACCAGGAGTGAGAATATGATTAAGCACGAAGCGGAAATTATGTCGCGACCAAAGCGCACATGGTTTGCAAGTGAACGTGAAAAGATTCTCTCAAAGAAGGCCGGAGCCGCAGAGCTTAATGGACTGGATTCTGTGAAAtcgaaaaaggagaaggtgagACTAAGCAATAAGGACAAGAAGCGTCTTGACGACTCCCGCCAGCGTAACGAAGGAAATATTGGAtggaagaagggcaaggtgGACCGAGAATCTCAGAAGCAAGGGAAGATtcagaagggcaagaaggagaataaaaagaagggcaagaaatga